ACCGAACGAGCGACCGTCGGGGGAAAGCGCCTGCCTTCGTCGTCTGCTCCGGTGAGGCAGCCGCTCCTCCGCGCCGGGGGGGTTGCACGTCCTCCCTCGGACCGGCTTGCTTGTCCCACGCGCGAGGAGAGGGCAGCAGTGCccacggccgccccgccgcgctcgggCACCCACCCGCTCCCACGCTTTTTCTTCCTCGTGCGAAGACAAAACAGGAAATCTCCGTATCACGTGCCCCGACGCCGCTCCATTCCTCTCTCCCGCAGGCTCCCAGCCCCGGGCCACGCGGAGGCTGGCGGGGGGCCTCACGCCCTGCGAGGGGCACATCGAGGTGTTCCACGGGGACCGGTGGCAGGCGCTGTGCGACGAGCCCGGGCAGCGGGCCGAGCGGGCCGAGCAGATGTGCCAGGAGCTGCGGTGCGGGAAGCTCTCCTCCAGCTCCGCGCTCAAGGAGCCGCCGGCGATGGGCATCGCCTGCGCCGCCCGCAACCTCCACCTCTGCCCCGCCGGCCGCGGAGGGCTCCGGACCTGCTCCCGCACCGGCGTCGTGTGTAAGCAACAGCGCGGCCGCGCCGGGTTGGCAGAGCCGGGATTTGCCCCTGCGGATGTCTGGGGGCAGGTGGAGGAGGTGACTCCGGGGCTGCAGGTAGCGGGTGGCACGAGGGGGCACGGCACAGCAACATCCTTGCCCGGACAGCCTCCGTTCCCCTCCGCGGTCCCAGCAGGGGCGACCGGGCTGCCGCGGCTCCCAGCACCGGTCTTTGCCGGGAGACGGCGATCCCAGCTCATGACGCCCATCCACCCTCTCCCCAGGCCAGGACTCCAAGccgcctgctgctggcctgggagCCGGCACCATCGTGAGCATCTTCCTGGCCCTGGTTCTCTTCGGcatcctcctgctcctctgcggGCCCCCCGCCTACAAGAGGCTGATGAAGAAAAGTAGGTGACGAGCTCTGAGCCGGAACTGCCGGTCCCGCGGCACCTCTGCCTTGCATCTGCCCTGACGCCCGCAGAGATGCACGTGCTTTTCCCCGGCCAGCCTCTCGCGGCGGACctccgcagccggggctgggcgCTTCCCGCGGGACCAGCCCTGCCCCGGCGTTCGGTGGCACAAATCCCTTTTTCCCATCGTCTCCCTGCACCCGACCTGTGCGGCGCTGACGCAAAAAGCCTCTCGGATCGGGCAGCGCTGTGCATTTTGCACGCTGCGGGGAGGATTAAACGTGGCGCAGACACAAAAGAGCAGGTGGACCATGTTCCGCGAGCCGTGCCTGGCATCCAAAGGGTCTCGCCACGTGGCAGAGGGATTACCGGGCACAGCAGATTATCTGGCATGGCATACGGGGCCCGCGGGCAGCAGCCGCGTGGGGGAAAGCAGCCAAAGGGAGATGCAGCCCGCTTCTGGCAGAGGGATCAGGCAGCTCCCCGGGGAGATCAGACAGGTCCTGTCTCAccaccctcccctccttccccttccagtCTCAAAGAAGAAGCAGCGTCAGTGGATCGGCCCCACGGGATTCAATCAAAACGGTGAGGAGCACCTGCGGGTGGGCAAGGGGCAAGGAGGGGAGGCGGGTGGCGGCGGTCCCTCCCTGCACCGCTCCCGATTCCCCGTGCCCATCAGCATCCTCCGAAAGCCGGCCCCCGCTCCCAGCCGCGGGACCCGGGTTTCGGGCTCGCTCAGAGGTCGCTCTCGCCAAGCTGCCGCCGGACCACAACAcaggcggcggggctgcggtgcGAACGGCCTCCGCACGGATCCGCCGCTCCGGCTTCCTGCCGCCCGCTGCCGCTCTGACTCACCGGCGCCCCGGTGACTCAGCGGGGAGGGctgagccccgtgcgcgccccaTCCCGCTCTTACTcagcccctccgcgccgccggctCGCCCGGAGGCCTCCGTGCCTGGGTGCGAGCAGAGACCGTGGCCGCGGGCCAGAGGACGGGAGGACTCTCAACCTTCTGCTGAAGCGGTTGGCACCGCGAGCCGCCTCCTTGGTCCTTAACGCTCGCTCCTTCCCGCCGTCCGTTCCAGTGTCGTTCCACCGCACCAGCACCGTCAACCTGAGGCCGCGGGCCGAGGGGCTGAGAGCACAGGGGGAGGACAACGACTACGCGCAGCCTCCCAAGAAGAACCCCTACCTGTCAGCTTATCCAGGTAAGGCGCAGCGAGGAGGACACAAGGGAACGGCTTCTCCGCGTGCCCTTCCCGCACGCGTCGGCGGGGAACGATCAGACTGGTGGCGCTGGAGGGAAAGCCACGTCATAGCGAGATGCAGCCGCCGCTGTTGTCGACGCCAGGCGACAGGCTGCTCCGGGGCTGGAAGTCTGCTCCCCAGCCCTTCCACCTCTCCTTGCGGACCCCAGGGAGATATGGAGCACGCCACAGTTTATTCCCTTCACAGCTCTGGAAGGCGCATCCCGATCTTCCAACCCTCCAGACAATTCCTCCGATAGCGACTACGACTTGCACTCTGCCAGGAGAGTGTGACTTCCCTGCGAGAGGTAAGACCCCCTCAGGTGCCCTTTTCTTCCTGGGCTGAGCCATCTTCTCCTCTCCTGTTATCTCCTCGCCCAAAGCTATCACAGGACATTCGTGTGCACGACAGCTAAATCGAGCACCTGCTGGATTAGCCTGCCTGCGGCTTCTTAGACTCTGGCAAACATCAGTCTTGTTTTCTACATCGCTCATTTGCTTGCCCTGC
This is a stretch of genomic DNA from Apteryx mantelli isolate bAptMan1 chromosome 4, bAptMan1.hap1, whole genome shotgun sequence. It encodes these proteins:
- the CD5 gene encoding T-cell surface glycoprotein CD5 gives rise to the protein MAARHPALGLLLAVGTWALSSCGEAAPSPKELALRLAGAGCRCSGALEVKLQGQWRRVTQDTVRTATAAAVCKHLGCGPPAPEDLQVTFSRGKEACMRLLGCRETAPLAECSWIPTNCTDRATLTCSEPAKTTSEPTPAPETTTPEPAGAARLRLVDGNFSCSGFVELYRQGLWGAVAADAGAWPELAPRICEALRCGGLISDRSTVPEAGSHLPVRWEMERSCKRRSVLDCFNRTSDRRGKAPAFVVCSGSQPRATRRLAGGLTPCEGHIEVFHGDRWQALCDEPGQRAERAEQMCQELRCGKLSSSSALKEPPAMGIACAARNLHLCPAGRGGLRTCSRTGVVCQDSKPPAAGLGAGTIVSIFLALVLFGILLLLCGPPAYKRLMKKISKKKQRQWIGPTGFNQNVSFHRTSTVNLRPRAEGLRAQGEDNDYAQPPKKNPYLSAYPALEGASRSSNPPDNSSDSDYDLHSARRV